GCAGATCCAGGCCGAAAACCTGCAGGCCGCCGAGTCGCAGATCTCGGACGTGGACGTGGCCGAGGAGATGACCAGCTTCGTGCGCTCGCAGATCCTCACCCAGTCCGCCATCGCCATGCTCTCGCAGGCAAACAGCCTGCCCAAGATGGCCATGCAGCTCCTCGGCTAGCCGGGAACCAGGAAGGAGAGGGGAAACCAACGGCCGGGCCGCGAGGCCCGGCCGTTTCAGCTTGAAAGGCCGCGCGGCAGGGTCCGCGCGCCGCACGCGAAGCCGCACCCCCGGTTTCGCGGCCCGGTGCTCCGGGTACGGCGCGAAGCTTGCTAGCTTCCGGTCACGGCGAAAGCCCGGGAAAAATTTACCTAGGGGTGCGGCCATGGCAATCGGCGACGCCA
The Fundidesulfovibrio magnetotacticus genome window above contains:
- a CDS encoding flagellin; translation: QIQAENLQAAESQISDVDVAEEMTSFVRSQILTQSAIAMLSQANSLPKMAMQLLG